In one window of Comamonas testosteroni DNA:
- a CDS encoding NADH-quinone oxidoreductase subunit J translates to MDAKTGFFYLFSVVLLFAAFRVVTARNPVHAVLNLILAFSQAAAIWLLLKAEFLGIALVLVYLGAVMVLFLFVVMMLDIRIDSMRRGFWKHFPFAALIGVLIAFEMGMVLMGGFGDVEDAKAVGATMVNAAGQTVPYSNTQALGKLLYTEYLYPVEIAAVILLVAMIAAIALTLRKRKDSKAMNPADQIRVRASDRIKLVKVDSTKPAQKPDAEAAATAPAVETKA, encoded by the coding sequence ATGGACGCCAAAACTGGTTTTTTCTATCTGTTCTCGGTCGTGCTGCTGTTTGCAGCCTTCCGGGTTGTCACGGCTCGCAACCCTGTGCACGCCGTGCTCAATCTGATTCTGGCCTTCTCGCAAGCGGCCGCCATCTGGCTGCTGCTCAAGGCTGAATTCCTCGGCATCGCTCTGGTGCTGGTCTATCTGGGCGCTGTGATGGTGCTGTTCCTGTTCGTGGTGATGATGCTCGATATCCGTATCGACTCCATGCGCCGCGGCTTCTGGAAGCATTTCCCGTTCGCAGCCCTGATCGGTGTGCTGATCGCCTTTGAAATGGGCATGGTGCTGATGGGCGGTTTCGGCGATGTCGAAGACGCCAAGGCTGTTGGTGCGACCATGGTCAATGCAGCCGGCCAGACCGTTCCTTACTCGAACACACAGGCTCTGGGCAAGCTGCTGTACACGGAATACCTGTATCCCGTGGAAATAGCGGCCGTGATCCTGCTGGTGGCCATGATTGCCGCAATTGCCCTGACGCTGCGCAAGCGCAAGGACAGCAAGGCCATGAACCCTGCAGATCAAATTCGTGTACGCGCCTCTGACCGCATCAAGCTGGTCAAGGTCGACAGCACCAAGCCTGCACAAAAACCTGACGCTGAAGCCGCGGCTACAGCGCCTGCTGTGGAGACAAAAGCATGA
- the nuoK gene encoding NADH-quinone oxidoreductase subunit NuoK yields MTLTLGHFLTLGAMLFALSVVGIFLNRKNLIVLLMAIELMLLAVNMNFVAFSSYLGDMHGQVFVFFILTVAAAESAIGLAILVLLFRNKTSIDAEDLNALKG; encoded by the coding sequence ATGACGCTGACTTTGGGCCACTTCCTGACGCTGGGTGCCATGCTGTTTGCACTCTCCGTGGTTGGCATCTTTCTGAACCGCAAGAACCTGATTGTCTTGCTCATGGCCATCGAGCTGATGCTGCTGGCCGTGAACATGAACTTTGTCGCGTTTTCCAGTTATCTGGGCGACATGCACGGTCAGGTGTTCGTGTTTTTCATCCTGACAGTGGCTGCTGCTGAATCGGCCATCGGTCTGGCGATCTTGGTGCTGCTGTTCCGTAACAAGACAAGCATCGATGCGGAAGATCTCAACGCCCTCAAGGGTTGA
- the nuoL gene encoding NADH-quinone oxidoreductase subunit L, producing MSQTLSASMLLAVPLAPLVGSALAGIWGTAFGGNKIGRTGSSSLTILSVLLAFVLSALTFQAVVFDGAKFNETIYTWMVVGGLKMEVGFLIDSITAMMMCVVTFVSLMVHIYTMGYMEEDDGYNRFFSYISLFTFSMLMLVMSNNLLQLFFGWEAVGLVSYLLIGFYYKKPTAIFANLKAFLVNRVGDFGFILGIGLIAAYTGTLNYSEIFAKLPEIQNTQLPGTGWLLVTVTAICLFIGAMGKSAQFPLHAWLPDSMEGPTPISALIHAATMVTAGIFMVSRMSPLFELSDVALNFILVIGSITALFMGILGIIQNDIKRVIAYSTLSQLGYMTIALGVSAYSVSVFHLMTHAFFKALLFLGAGSVIMGMHHNQDIRWMGGVRKYMPITWITFLLGNLALIGTPFFSGFYSKDAIIEAVHASNLPAAGFANFAVLAGVFITAFYSFRLYFIVFHGKERYDQNPDAHHDDHHGHDDHGHGHDAKPHESPLVVTGPLVLLAIPSVVIGAIALMPMLFGDFFKGVIHVDGSKHGAMAELAEQIHGWVPMALHGFTAAPFWLALAGVVVSYVFYMVKPEIPAAIMAFSKKIGLYQVLEGKYGVDWVYENIFARGSRAFGTFFWKAGDQAIIDGAIVNGSWKLMAKLGQWVRGLQTGYLYHYALVMLLGIVALMTYFVWLNK from the coding sequence ATGAGTCAAACCCTTTCTGCATCCATGCTGCTTGCGGTGCCTTTGGCACCGCTGGTCGGCTCCGCACTCGCGGGTATCTGGGGCACGGCCTTTGGCGGCAACAAGATTGGTCGCACCGGCAGCAGTTCCCTGACGATTCTGAGCGTGCTCTTGGCCTTCGTTCTGTCGGCCCTCACGTTCCAGGCTGTCGTATTCGACGGCGCAAAGTTCAACGAGACCATCTACACCTGGATGGTTGTCGGTGGCCTGAAGATGGAAGTCGGTTTTCTGATCGACTCCATCACGGCCATGATGATGTGCGTGGTGACATTTGTGTCGCTGATGGTTCACATCTACACCATGGGCTACATGGAAGAAGATGACGGCTACAACCGTTTCTTCTCCTATATCTCGCTGTTCACCTTCTCCATGTTGATGCTCGTGATGAGCAACAACCTGCTGCAGCTGTTCTTCGGCTGGGAAGCCGTGGGTCTGGTGTCCTATCTGCTGATCGGCTTTTACTACAAGAAGCCCACGGCCATCTTCGCGAACCTGAAGGCCTTCCTGGTCAACCGCGTGGGTGACTTTGGCTTCATTCTGGGTATCGGCCTGATCGCTGCCTACACCGGCACGCTGAACTATTCTGAAATCTTCGCCAAGCTGCCGGAGATCCAGAACACCCAGCTGCCCGGTACGGGCTGGCTGCTGGTGACCGTGACTGCCATCTGCCTGTTCATCGGCGCGATGGGCAAGTCGGCCCAGTTCCCGCTGCACGCCTGGCTGCCGGACTCCATGGAAGGCCCCACACCTATCTCCGCGCTGATTCACGCGGCGACCATGGTGACGGCTGGTATCTTCATGGTGTCGCGCATGTCCCCTCTGTTTGAGCTGTCGGATGTGGCGCTGAACTTCATCCTGGTGATCGGCTCCATCACGGCGCTGTTCATGGGTATCCTGGGCATCATCCAGAACGACATCAAGCGCGTGATTGCGTACTCCACGCTGTCCCAGCTGGGCTACATGACCATCGCTCTGGGTGTGTCGGCCTACTCGGTGTCCGTGTTCCACCTGATGACCCACGCCTTCTTCAAGGCGCTGCTGTTCCTCGGTGCCGGCTCCGTCATCATGGGCATGCACCACAATCAGGACATCCGCTGGATGGGCGGCGTGCGCAAGTACATGCCCATCACCTGGATCACCTTCCTGCTGGGTAATCTCGCGCTGATCGGCACGCCGTTCTTCTCGGGCTTCTACTCCAAGGATGCGATCATCGAGGCGGTTCATGCTTCCAACCTGCCTGCTGCCGGCTTTGCCAATTTTGCAGTGCTGGCCGGTGTGTTCATCACGGCTTTCTACTCCTTCCGCCTGTACTTCATCGTCTTCCACGGCAAGGAACGCTACGACCAGAACCCCGATGCCCACCATGATGACCACCACGGTCACGACGACCACGGGCATGGCCATGATGCCAAGCCCCACGAGTCGCCTCTGGTGGTGACCGGTCCTCTGGTGCTGCTGGCCATTCCTTCGGTGGTGATTGGTGCGATTGCGCTGATGCCCATGCTGTTTGGCGACTTCTTCAAGGGCGTGATCCACGTCGATGGCTCCAAGCATGGCGCCATGGCCGAACTGGCCGAGCAGATCCACGGCTGGGTGCCCATGGCGCTGCACGGCTTCACGGCTGCACCGTTCTGGCTGGCTCTGGCCGGTGTGGTGGTGTCCTATGTGTTCTACATGGTCAAGCCCGAGATTCCTGCTGCCATCATGGCTTTCTCCAAGAAGATTGGTCTCTACCAGGTTCTGGAAGGCAAGTACGGCGTGGACTGGGTGTACGAGAACATCTTCGCCCGCGGCTCCCGTGCCTTCGGTACCTTCTTCTGGAAGGCCGGCGATCAGGCCATCATCGATGGCGCCATCGTCAACGGCTCCTGGAAGCTCATGGCCAAGCTCGGTCAGTGGGTGCGCGGCCTGCAAACAGGCTATCTCTATCACTACGCGTTGGTCATGCTGCTGGGTATCGTTGCCCTCATGACGTACTTCGTGTGGCTCAACAAGTAG
- the nuoI gene encoding NADH-quinone oxidoreductase subunit NuoI — MSAVAATPFSFKDFLKSFMLWELAKGMALTGRYTFRRKITVQFPEEKTPQSPRFRGLHALRRYENGEERCIACKLCEAVCPAMAITIESDVRDDGSRRTTRYDIDLTKCIFCGFCEESCPVDSIVETHIFEYHGEKRGDLYFTKDMLLAVGDRYEAEIAANKAADAKYR, encoded by the coding sequence ATGTCTGCAGTAGCTGCAACACCTTTCTCCTTCAAGGATTTCCTCAAGAGCTTCATGCTCTGGGAACTGGCCAAGGGCATGGCCCTGACTGGTCGCTACACCTTCCGTCGCAAGATCACGGTGCAGTTCCCTGAAGAAAAAACACCTCAATCGCCACGCTTCCGTGGTCTGCACGCCCTGCGCCGTTACGAAAACGGCGAAGAGCGCTGCATTGCCTGCAAGCTTTGCGAAGCCGTGTGCCCTGCCATGGCCATCACCATCGAGTCCGATGTGCGTGACGACGGCTCGCGCCGTACCACGCGCTATGACATCGATCTGACCAAGTGCATCTTCTGCGGCTTCTGCGAAGAAAGCTGCCCGGTGGACTCCATCGTGGAGACGCACATCTTCGAATACCACGGCGAAAAGCGCGGTGATCTCTACTTCACCAAGGACATGCTCCTGGCAGTGGGTGACCGTTATGAAGCCGAGATCGCTGCCAACAAGGCAGCAGATGCCAAGTACCGCTGA